The Pristiophorus japonicus isolate sPriJap1 chromosome 2, sPriJap1.hap1, whole genome shotgun sequence DNA segment cagtgcaatcacatctttcctgtaatgtggtgaccagaactgcacacagtactccagctatggcctaaccagtgttttatacatttcaagcataacttctttgctcttgtattccatgcctcgactaagaaaggcaagtattccacatgccttcttaaccaccttatacacctggcctgctactttcagggatctgtggacctgcactccttttgttcctctacagtgTTATACCACTTAATGTGAATTCCCTTGTCTTttttgacctccccaaatgcattacctcacacttaaccagattgaattccacttgccactgttctgaccacctgaccagtacattgatatcttcctgaaatctacagctttcttcttcattatcaatcacacagcctattttagtgtcatctgcaaagttcttaaaaataccctcaacatttaagtccaagtcattgatatatgccacaaaaaacaagagacccagcactgagccctacggaaccccactggatacagccttccagtcacaaaaacacccatcaaacattatcctttgcttcctgcctctgagccaattttggatccaacttgccactttgccctggatcccatgggctattacttttgtgaccagtctgccttgtgggaccttatcaaaacttttgctaaaatccatatacactgcatcatacgcactgccctcattgaccctcttggttacctcgtcgaaaaattcaatcaaattagccagacacgaccttcccttgacaaatccctgctgactgtccttgattaatccatgtccttccaaatgaagatttatcctgtccctcaagattttttccaataattttcccaccaccgaggttcggctgactgatctgtaattactcggtctattgctttctccctttttaaacaaaggttgaacattagcagtcctctggcaccgcacctgtagccagagaggattggaaaatgattttcttttgcttctcttaatagcctgagatacatttcatctgggcctgggggaaTTATTCACtctcaaagctgccaaaccccttaatacttcatctctcactgtgtttatcttatccaatatttcacactcctcctccctcattgcaaagtctgcatcacaccTCTCTTTTGTgataacggatgcaaagtattcattaagaatcctatccacgtcttccgcctccacacacagatttcctttatggtctctaataggccgcaCTTTTTCTCTAATTATTCTCTTGCTTTTAATAACatgtttgggttttccctgattttacttgccaatgttatttcatgctctctctttgctttcctgatatatatattaattgcacccctgcacttcttatactcctctagagtttctgcagtgttgagttctcggtatctgtcataagcttccctttttttctttatcttaccctatatgtcccttgacatccagggggctctggatttgttagcctcaccctttttttaagggaacatacttgctctgtaccctcagggtctcctccttaaatgcctcccactgctctgacactgatttaccatcaagtagctgtttccagtcctctttggccaAATGCTATTttagctcagtaaaattggctttaccccaattgagaacttttattccaggtcccctttgttcttttccataactgccctaaatcttactgaattatgatcactagcaccaacatgTTCTCCCACCGATACCCCTTTCACTTGCCCCAAAACCAAGTTCAGAACTGTCCCCTCCCTTGTTGAGTTTGTTACAtattggctaaagaagttctcctgaacgcATTTTAAGAATTATGCACCCTCTGTATCATTCACGCTAaccttttcccagttaatattagggtaattgaaatcccccactattacagatctatagtttttgcacttcgcaacaatttgcccacatatttgttcttctatctccccctGACTGCTTGggggaaagatagatagatagaccaaTAAATAAGCATTATGATAAATAACATATTTGTTCAAAACCATATTTAAAACCTAGCTTTACTGCAAATATCTtactatgtgattttttttttggactAGTAAAACCACTATGCAATCAATTAAATGTGATCAGCTataaaatacaaaataaaatgccTCAAATATTTGAAAAACAATTTTGCTGGATTAGATGTAATTTTAAAATTTTTACATGATGCTCTTTATAAATGAAGTTAATTTGGAAATTCCATCTACAATAGTGGAAATATCAATAGCATGAAACTCACTGAAACTTATATTAACTAATCCTGAAGTAAAAGTTTTCTTTCCCACTTTCCTATTTATATTGATGTCTGCATCTATTAAAATGTTAATTAAACGGGCACAATCTCGTTAATTTTTCCAATTAAACTTTAATTGATTCGTGTTTTCTTCAAAATTTACCTCAAATAATATTGTTGTATTTTACATTTATTAAACAATAAGTTAATCACTACAACACATTCAATTATGTCTGGAATTACTGGCGGAGTTAGAAAGCTGAACATATTTCCTGCAAGCAATTAATGTATTTGGAAATGTACATCACAATTTAAGAACCTTGACAAAAGGAAAAGATCATTGGCCCCAATAAAATGGCTTCTTGAGAATGTTAGATCAACTGTTGCAGCCAATCATTCCAACATGACGTTCCTGTGCATTTCAGATTGGTCACGACTCTTCAGGCCCGAAACAAGACGAAGTGTAACAGTACAACTGTATTCAAATGAAATGGATATTgtacaaaatgctgtaatacaaaGCAGTATATTTTTATGGGTGTATAAATATATTTTGTTGGGTGTGTGAATGCCTATCATTGAAGCAAAGTGAATTTGGAATGTTTTAAAGCAGCATACATGTTATAGTCAACTAGACACATGTCAGTATACGGTTGTGAGAATGTAGACAGCTTTCAATTATAGGACAGCTTGACATTCATTTTTCTCCGCCAGTTCAGGCAAGGCAACAGAAGCAGGTGGGCATTGTAAACCTGTTATTTTCTTTTGCTCCGTTATAGGTTTATTTTGCTTTTACCGAACACGCTAAAGCACACTCTCAAACAAAACTCTCGTGACTGTTACATCGCTTGCCGTGAGCTTGCTCACAATATTAACATGAACCGTTGAATAATATGCTTGTCAATATGTAATTTGGTGGCGCTCTAATGCTGCAGCCGGACGTAGTTTAAGAACTTAAGCGTTCGCAAAAACTAAGGAGAGGGAGAAAGCCAATTCTTAGCAATGGCAAAACTGACATGGAAATAAGACAACTTCAATAAAGAGAAATGGCACAACGTACCGCCCTGCCTCGGCGAGCAGATTGATGTCTTCAGAAGAATCCCTTCCAGTGTATTGCACTTTAAAAGGTGACAAGGagctgtcgctcactgtctcttttatctctttgTGATGCGTGCACTTCTATCGAGGGTCCCTGTGCGCATGACTCGGCCGGTGTTGTTGGATGGAACTGGTGATGAAAAGGTGACAAACGGTGTCTATTTCGGGGAGAGATCAACACTGTCAGTTGAGTGTTGCTGAAAGGAGGCGGGACAGCTTGAGGAGAAAGGGCTGGTCGGTTGTGCAGTACTGAAGTCATTGTTAAAGGAACCCAACTGCACCGGTGAGCAGTGCAGGAACTGAGGTTAACACGACCTTATTCCAGTACCATCTGCACCTTTTGCACTTACGCTTTCTTCCTCTTCCAATCGGTTCCGGGACTGTAGACAGCTCCGATTTAGGGAAGCTTTCTTGGACATCTGTTGAGTGCGATTGCGGTGAGGAAGAAAAAAAAGGCATTAGAGAAGGTTATTACCAGAGGTGCTGATGTTTCAATCGAATCTTTCTCGAGATAAAAGAATGGGCTCTGACCTATTGCTATAAGGCTATCCTTTGAGAGATGGACTTGGCAGAAGTTCTTCTGGTGCTGTTCATCGTTGTGGTGCTGATCGTCTCCTTGTTGTCCAACTTGTTGGTGTTGATATGCTTCGTCTACAGCTACGACATTCGCAAGCAAGTGCCGGGCATATTTATAGTTAACCTGTCTTTCTGTAATCTGCTTATCACCGTTTTGAATATGCCAGCGACATTGTTGGGGATTGTCAAAAAACAGCAACCATTCGGTGATTGCATCTGTCAGACAGTTGGGTTTTTGGAAACATTTCTCACCACGAACACTATGTTGAGCATGGCAGCATTAAGCATAGACAAGTGGATTGCCGTGGTGTTCCCCTTAAGTTATGCCAGTAAGATGAGGTACAAGGACGCCGTGCTTATGATGAGCTACACTTGGGTCCATTCTCTCACTTTCCCTGTCGTGGCAGTTTTCTTTACCTGGATCGGTTTCAATAATATATACGTATCGTGTACTTTGCATCTGCAAGAAGCGTTGGCGAGGAGACAGTTTACAGTGTTCACCATTGCCTTTCACGCCACCAGCTTTATGCTTTCCCTTGTAATATTGTGCTTTACATATCTGAAAGTTTTGAAGGTAGCACGCTTTCATTGCCGAAGAATAGACATTATCACCATGCAAACTTTGGTTTTACTGGTGGATATTCACCCCAGGTAATGCCATCTGTCTTTAGTAATGTATTAAGTTTGTTGCAACAGGTTTCCTATGAAATGGGATCCATAACTATTGAACACAATGCATTGCTAGTGCACAGTGTGGGGGTTGCCGCATACATTTCAGGTGAATTAAACGTATCTTGTTTGAAGTGAGCATAAGCACCTATGTATTCTATGGGCGGTTAACGGTCGAATGCAAAAATATCAGTCATTCCTGATTGTATCTGCAGTCCTGTTATCAAATAAGGtttaagaatcatagaatcacataaTATTACTGCacaggaggccgtttggcccatcctCGCTGTGCCGGTTcttcgaaagagctatccatttagccccgcgcccctgctcttttcccataaccctgcattttttttcttttcaagtatatattcaattacatttgaaagttactattgaatcccaccaacctttcgggcagtgcattccggTTCCAGAGCGGTGTCAAAGACGCTATAAAGTTATTACCATAAACTTTGCGACGCGACAATGAACCCACACCCGTTCGTTGTCTTATACCCCATTTTTATATTATCAACATTATTTATACAGTGTGGCAGGTTTAATAGCACAATATTGGCGCGTTTCGTTCCCGTTGTAGCTATGGCAGTATTCAATATCGCACTATTGTTACTCCGAGTACTTATTTTCCAAAAAGCAAGAACAACCTACTCATGTTTTGAAGATGGAGGCAGGTGTGCTGTTGGACAGGAAGCAATTTTGAATCGTGCAAAACATGAAGGGTTAAGGACATAGCCCGGATTGTTCTGTGGACAGTCATGTCTCTAAGTAACACTTGTTTATAAATACAGCCACGCTGCATTCATGCAAAGGGGCTGTTATGTTTAGACCTGAAATCATTTGATTCAAATTTCTCGTTTTTTATGTTTTATCTTGCCATACTGACTGGATTGTTTTTTTTTACTAAATAAAAGGAACTAGAACGTAATTACTCAAGTGGTTATTTTCATGGCCGGTCGGATCTCTGAACTCACCACATAGCTGTATCTCGGAACAGTGTGAAACTAAGTGTTGCTATTCTTCTCATTTCAGTGTGAAACAGCGTTGCCTCGCGGAGCAGAAAAGTAGAAGACAGCGTGCAACCAAGAAGATCAGCATTTTTATAGGGTCCTTTATTGTCTGTTTTGCTCCTTATGTTATAACCAGGTAAATACTTCAGACATTCCACTTTCCTGGCTTTCGATCGTTGGCCAAATGATTGAGATCTCCTTTATTTTTTCTTATTAAGAACGAATAGGAAATAATACCGTTCAATTGAGGGCATTAAAACAAAATCAGAAGAAAATGGTGCATTACTGAAAGAGTTCTTACAACATAAAGCATCCGCTTGGTTTGCATTACCAAGAGTCATGCTAGTTCTGGGAAGGGCGGACGTGGGCTGATTTACACATTCACAAGCTATATGCACGGCGGCTGCTCAAACCTGGGGTCCCGTAACCAGTGCAACCCATTAAAGCATATCCAAGTTAACGGCAATGATCGTTTTTCCCAACGGTAGCTACATTTAGCTAATTGCTTATTTGGGGGTGGGTCTGGGCTGTTAAACAAACAAAAGTACATTGCAACCCATTGCCTATTTCTCACATTCACAAGAAACCCGGGTTTTCCTTCGAGGGTTAGCAACGCGCCATGAATATGAGCCGATTGTCCTCCTGACTTTGGAGGACGCATCCTTAAGATGTGTCAATGACAGTAAAAACCCTGAAATACCACGACAAAACAAACACCTCACTGCTGTAATGCAACGATAAAGTACTGAGCAGTTATTTGAATGCCTCATTTGCTCTTCGCCACATTCCCATCAACATTTTAGGACCACAATTTATGATTAACAATCTCAATTAGGTTATGCTTGCGTTTCGTGTGTTCTTCAATTGTTGAAAATGATAAACAACGTTAAAAGATGTGATTACATAGTGAATGTTGTCTTTGTCTAGTAGTGGGCCCTAATAGCGAAATGCATAAATATGCATTTTCAGCTGCACTGGGCGCTGGATGTGAGGGGAGTGGTGAGAAGATTGTAGAGAAAGTGGGAGACAGATCCAAGTTTATCGCAAATCGGATCTAAAAGCAGCAAGTTTCACGCTACGTCCTAACGTTATACATGTGTTGGGTAATTATTCGCAGGGTATCGATGAATGTGGATTGAGATCCCTTCCAGAACCCATAAAGATTGCATGCAATAATCCTGCCTTTTACACCCCACCAAAATGTCCTGCCAACAGCTACATGGACCGCAAACATAGCCTCATAATTTATCACGGACATGGTAACCAGAGAACTCCGACCTTCTTAACGTACCAACCTACACTGCAATCTATTTTGATCCCTCCCCCCCCAGAAAAAAATGTTCAAGTGATGCAAATCTGACATGTGAGTACAACGTGAATCACTGTCACAAGCTTACAATAACAAACTGTGGGTGAGCGAGGGGTGGGGGCTGCTCAGGGTAAGTGCAAACTTCTCGAGGACTTGGATCATCCgattgggattagtttgtggaattGTTCTCCTTCTCATAACTGCAATTCTGTTTTCACAGTCCCCTGTGTACCACAACCTTAAAAGATAAGCCGGTCTTTACCATTCATTCTCACCACCAAACATATCTAGTTCGCCAGATATACATTTAACTTTTTTGCCACTAAAATTAATATGCACCACCTTTAGATCACCTGGCGACTGCTATTAGTTCCGCCATGCCCATTATTTGACCTGAATTTTTGATATTGCAACAGGCCCCGCA contains these protein-coding regions:
- the gpr78b gene encoding G-protein coupled receptor 26 — encoded protein: MDLAEVLLVLFIVVVLIVSLLSNLLVLICFVYSYDIRKQVPGIFIVNLSFCNLLITVLNMPATLLGIVKKQQPFGDCICQTVGFLETFLTTNTMLSMAALSIDKWIAVVFPLSYASKMRYKDAVLMMSYTWVHSLTFPVVAVFFTWIGFNNIYVSCTLHLQEALARRQFTVFTIAFHATSFMLSLVILCFTYLKVLKVARFHCRRIDIITMQTLVLLVDIHPSVKQRCLAEQKSRRQRATKKISIFIGSFIVCFAPYVITRLIELLPFVTINHYWGVLSKCLAYCKAASDPFVYSLLRQKYKKVLVNIVNRLFKRDLYPSSGHNSSLDTENDYCLQRS